A stretch of Roseovarius sp. M141 DNA encodes these proteins:
- a CDS encoding SDR family NAD(P)-dependent oxidoreductase codes for MTDKAQTVALITGASRGLGAALAEELAAAHHVVAVARTTGALEELDDRIQAAGHSATLAPMDITNPDAMAQLCRSIHDRWGGIAIWAHTAVHAAPLSPAMSLDARDWDKSVATNVTATGHLIPYIAPLLGEAGHAMFFEDFKAGEKFAGAYGATKAAQIALARSWQAESARHGPKVHIVSPGPMATATRARFYPGEDREALASPRDAARRLIGLLG; via the coding sequence GTGACAGACAAAGCGCAAACCGTCGCCCTTATCACCGGCGCCTCGCGCGGCCTTGGTGCCGCCCTCGCCGAAGAACTCGCCGCCGCGCACCACGTTGTCGCCGTCGCGCGCACCACCGGCGCGCTGGAAGAACTGGACGACCGCATTCAGGCAGCAGGCCACTCGGCCACGCTGGCGCCGATGGACATCACCAATCCCGACGCGATGGCGCAGCTGTGCCGCAGCATCCATGACCGTTGGGGCGGTATCGCGATCTGGGCGCATACCGCCGTTCACGCCGCACCGCTCAGCCCGGCCATGTCACTGGATGCGCGCGACTGGGACAAATCGGTCGCCACCAACGTGACCGCGACGGGCCATCTGATCCCCTATATCGCGCCGCTTCTGGGCGAGGCGGGGCACGCCATGTTCTTTGAGGATTTCAAGGCAGGCGAGAAATTCGCCGGCGCCTATGGCGCCACCAAGGCCGCGCAGATCGCGCTGGCCCGCTCGTGGCAGGCCGAAAGCGCGCGCCACGGTCCCAAAGTGCATATCGTCAGCCCCGGCCCCATGGCCACGGCCACCCGCGCGCGGTTCTATCCCGGCGAGGATCGCGAGGCGCTGGCCAGCCCGCGCGATGCGGCGCGCCGCCTGATCGGCCTTCTGGGATAG
- the surE gene encoding 5'/3'-nucleotidase SurE: MRILITNDDGINAPGLQALQEIADALAGPDGEVWCVAPAFEQSGVGHAISYTQPMMVSELAPRRFAVQGSPADCVLAGLYDILRGKTPDLVLSGVNRGNNAAENAVYSGTLGAAMEAALQGIRAIALSQFYGPANRDLDDTFDASRAHGLDTVQRLLDKGVWTRDDYGIFYNVNFPPVPGNAVKGLRAARQGFRRDIGFGVEPHVSPSGRRFLWVTGAPQQQPTSPGSDAAVNLEGYISVTPMRADLTAHDMLEPLKAIE; encoded by the coding sequence TTGCGCATCTTGATCACCAATGACGACGGCATCAATGCGCCGGGCCTTCAGGCCCTGCAAGAAATCGCCGACGCCCTGGCCGGCCCGGATGGCGAGGTGTGGTGCGTCGCGCCCGCGTTCGAGCAGTCGGGCGTCGGTCACGCCATTTCCTACACCCAGCCAATGATGGTCAGCGAACTGGCCCCACGCCGATTTGCGGTGCAGGGCAGCCCCGCCGATTGCGTGCTGGCCGGGCTATACGACATCCTCAGGGGCAAGACCCCCGATCTGGTGCTGTCCGGCGTCAACCGGGGCAATAATGCCGCTGAAAACGCGGTCTATTCCGGCACGCTGGGCGCCGCGATGGAAGCCGCGTTGCAAGGCATCCGCGCCATCGCCCTCAGCCAGTTCTACGGACCCGCCAACCGCGATCTGGACGATACGTTCGACGCATCGCGCGCACATGGCCTCGATACCGTCCAGCGCCTGCTGGACAAAGGCGTCTGGACGCGGGACGATTACGGCATCTTCTACAACGTCAATTTCCCGCCAGTTCCCGGCAACGCCGTCAAAGGCCTGCGCGCCGCGCGGCAGGGCTTTCGCCGCGACATTGGTTTCGGTGTCGAGCCGCATGTTTCGCCCTCGGGTCGCCGGTTCCTGTGGGTTACGGGCGCGCCGCAGCAGCAGCCTACCAGCCCCGGATCGGACGCGGCGGTCAATCTCGAGGGCTACATCTCGGTCACGCCGATGCGCGCGGACCTTACCGCCCACGACATGCTGGAGCCGCTGAAAGCCATCGAATGA